The Atribacter laminatus genome contains the following window.
TTTGACTGGGAACCCTTTCTTTTTGTTCATATGGCATTTTCGAAACAGTTGGTTCACTTTAAACTCCTTCATAAAGGAGGAAAACATGGGTAACAAGGTCCTTTCATTTTTCAAATTTTCTGGTAGGATAGTCATGAAGACACCTCTCTCTTTGTGGTGATTGGTTTTTTTCCTTAAGTCAATTCTACCAGAAAGGAGGGGTGTTTTCATTAAAAAACCCTTTAAAATCAAGGTTTTTCAGCATTTATTTTAGTGCGAAAGTTGAGTAAATGATAACAAAATGATCGATAAGTCAGTGGAGAAGGCGAGTGTGCGAGTTCGTGTTTTTTTGTATTGAATCCAGGGCTTTCTTCATATTTTCCGGTTTATAAGTACCGAGTAAAATCTTCTTTTGATCAATGGTGACCAATTGAACTCCGATATCTCCAGAGAGAGTATAAGCCTTTCCGTATTTTCCATAACGGATTCCCCATCCCCCATAATCTCGCAAAGGTCGATAATGGATAATTTGGTAACTCACTAGACGGTCTTTTGGTAATCTTTGGTATCGCAGATGAAAAGGACTATAACGGTAACCAACCCCCTGGTTATGAACTATTATTTCTAAACGAATAAGTGACACAAACAGAGGAAGACCAATCACAACAATCAACCCAACGATTAATAATCCAGTATCTGACATTGGATTATTTCCCCAAGGTTTTTTAAAAATTAACTGCTGTATCATCCCAAACAAAAAAACCACAACAAGAATCAAAACTAGTCCCCAGATCCACCAGGATTTGACGGTTTGAATTTCTTTAAAAAATACCTGATTGGAATTTCCAATATTCATCTTTTTCCCTCAATATCTTCATCTTTTTCCTTAAAATAATGTAATTGATTTTTCAGCTTAATGCAAATTACTCTGGATATAATCATAGATGGAAAATTCAAAAAATAAAAAAGGCTGCCCATTCAATGAGCAGCCTTTATTTAAATCATTTTTACCGGTTACGATTTCCCCGGTTTCCCATCATGCCACGACCACTCCCATCTTGATCACGACCGCCTCGTCCGCGGCAATCCCAATCTTCATCTTGGTTTCGATTTCCTCGATTATCATCATTATTTTTTCTACCCGCCCAAAGGGGGTATCCATCAGCATCTCTTAATTCATAAGTTTTATCATTCACTTTGAATGAATAGGGGAGAAACACATTATCGGCGACATATTCACCGGTTAGAGAAATAGATGCTCCAATTTGAAAATCTTTTGGATCATATTGCCATACTGGACCTAATTCAACTTCAACGACTTTACCATCCACATCAACTTTGATTTCAATCTGCGGTGGAGTGAAATCAACGGCTTGTATTGTTCCATTCATATCAACTGTTTTTCCGGTTAATTGTCTCCCATAATTATTATCTCCTCGGCCACGGGCTAAAGCAAAACTACTTACCATCAGAACAACCAGAAGAGCTACGGTAAAACCACTTAAAATCTTTTTCATTTTTTTCAGCTCCTTTTCATCTTTTTACTGATTGTTCCTATTTTAACCGCCCAACCTTAGAATAACCTTAGAATTTCATTAAAGTTTGATTAGAATTCTAGCTTTTATCCTAAAACATCTTCTATAAATTTTCCCTGTTTATAAAACAACTCTCCATCAGCATAGATTTCCCCTTGGTCACGCATGTCGCAAAGCATATCCCAATGAATTGAAGATTGATTGGTCCCACCTGCCTCCGGCATCGAGTCTCCCAAGGCCATGTGTATCGTACCTCCAATTTTTTCATCAAACAACATATTCCGGGTAAATTGCTGGATTTGATAATTCGTCCCAATAGCCACTTCTCCAAAAAAACCAGCACCGTTATCAGTGGTAAGAAGGGAACGAAGTAAATCCTCCCCTTTTTTTGCCCGGGCTTCGACGACTCGGCCGTTACTCACCCTTAAAGAAATCTTCTCAACTTCTTTTCCCATGTATATCCCTGGAAAACTAAAAGTAATACGTCCGTCAATTTGATTTTCAATTGGTGAGGTAAAAATTTCTCCATCCGGGAAATTTTCCCGTCCACAACAGTTAATCCAGGTACGACCAGCAATTCCCACCCGCAAATCTGTTTTCTCACTAACGATACGCAATTCTTTTTTTGAATTGAGATAACGAACCCATTTCTCTTGATCTTTTTCAATTCGCAACCACTCAGCTATGGGATTTTCGGTATGAAGATATCCCGCTCTATAAACAAAATCCTGGTATTCTTCTAAACTCATACCGGCTTCCTGGGCATCGGCATGAGTTGGATACTGAGTTCCACACCAACGCAGACTTCCATCCCCCATTCTTTGGGAAAATTTTCGACGTACTGCTTCGTTGGCTTGAATGCCCATTTTAATTTTTTCGGCATCAATGTTGGTAAAGGACTTGGTATTCCAACTTCCCCAAGCAGACAAAAAGATATCAGCATGATCTACAATGGTTTTAAAAAATAGGTCTTCGGCTTGGATTGCCTCCTGGCTTCCATACCGGAATTTTGCCAGCCTAACCGACTTAAGTTCGACGGTGGTTCGTACCAAAGCACCCATCTGAAAAGCTTGGGACGCAACAGCTTCAATCCAAGGGATAGCAACATCTTCAGCAGTAATAAAAACTTTCTCACCGGGCTGGACTCGGGTGGAATAGGAAAGGAGGAGCTTGGCTAATTTTTCTAAATAAATATCAGACATATTCATCCCTCAATTTAAATATTTTTTTAAAACCAAACCTAATAAGTATATCAAAAGATGATGCATCGCGATATTTAATTTTAAATCGTTAAGAAACCAAACAAGAATAACCGAAATTAAACTCTTTTCTTTTTTCAGGATTTTTCTTATAATATGCAAAGAAGGAGTGCGCCTGTAGCTCAATGGACAGAGCCGCGGACTTCGGATCCGAAGGTTGGGGGTTCAACTCCCTCCAGGCGCGCCATTTTTTTCCTTCATCTCACTTCAAGAAGACCCCTTATGGAAATAATAATGCATTTCATTAAATCTTAGTTATGGTAAAATATTGAAAATTATTAATATTTTAGGTAAAAATATTTGATGGAATGAATCTTATGAAAATGAAGCTTTTTCCGGGACTTAAACCTCCTTCAATTATTCTAACATGTCTAATAGTTGTTTTATTACTTTGGCATTTTTCAGCAGAGAGTTCTGCCTCTCTCCGTATCTCTGAATTTATGGCTTCCAATGGTTCCATAATTTTAGACCAATCGGGAAAACCTAATGATTGGATCGAAATTCATAATACATCTTCCCAACCTATTGATTTGAGCGGTTATTTTATATCCGACAAATTGAACGAACCCTTAAAATGGCAGATTCCGGAAGGCTATCATCAGGAAACCATCGTTCCTGGTGGTGGTTTTATCATTCTCATTGCCGATGGAAATCCTGATCATGGCCCTCTTCATCTCGATTTTGAGCTTTCCAAAGCCGGGGAGAGTATTATTTTAACTGCACCAAATGGGAATACGGCTGTTGATGTCATCACCTTTGGTCCGCAGTGGAAAGACGTCTCATATGGAAGATCAGCAACAAATCCGGAAACCTGGGTTTTCTATCTTTCGCCTTCCCCTGGAAACCCGAATCAGGGAGCAAAAACAGCTTCCTATTGGATTGCTGGTCTGTATCTCTTTTATAAATCGTACAAGGAACTTTTTCTAACCTTTTTTGCTTTTTTAATCATTCTTATCTACATCAGTATTCGGCTTTCTCAGGTGCTCAAAAAGCTTAGACGGGTTGAGGAAAAACAGACTTCCTTGATCCAAGCCGTTCCTGAAATTATCCTTCAACTCAACCACAAGGGACAAGTTGAATGGCTTAACCAGCCAGGTATTAACTTTTTCGGTGAGAATGTATTAGGAAAAGGCTGTCGGGAGTTATTTAAAAATGCTGTTTCCTCAGTACCCATTGAAGATTTTATCCAAGATCATAATTCTGAAAAACTTCCTCCCGATGCTCATTTCATTACTGAATTTCCATCGCATAAGGATGAATTAAAAAAAATTATTGATTGGAGCTCAAATCCCTGTATCCTCCAAGGAAGTAAAAATGGGATTCTTTTAGTAGGGCGTGATATAACTCAGCAGCAATATAATGAAAAAAGAATTAAAGATAGTGAAAAAAACTATCGAGATCTTTTTGAAAAAACTCCAATTGGCATTTTAAAAGTTGATGTACAGGAGAAAATTCTTGATATCAATCAACATATATTGGACATCTTAGGAGCATCTGATAAGGAAGAAATTCTTCAAATGAACCTGGTAAATCTCTTTATCCCAGAACAATTCCTTTTTATTAATGATTATAAACAATTAACTAAAAATCAGGTGATATCAGAAGATAGAGAATGTACTTCCCAATGGGGAAAGAGGTTTTGGCTTCGTTATAAAATTTTTCCAATTTTTGGCGATTCCAATGAACTAAAAGAAATGATTATAACCGGAGAAGATGTTACTGAGAGGAAAGAGGCCGAAGGTAAACTTCAATATATTAGCCTTCACGATAGCTTGACCGGGCTCTATAACCGACCTTTTTTTGAAGAGGAGTTGAAGAGGTTAAACACTGAGCGACAGTATCCCCTTAGTGTCATTATAGGTGATGTAAATGGATTAAAAATATTAAATGACACCTTTGGACACTTAGAAGGAGACCAACTCCTAGAAAGAACCGCTGAAATATTACAAAGATGCTGCCGACATGAAGACATAATCAGTCGCTGGGGAGGAGATGAATATGCAATTATCCTTCCCCAGACCGATCATGAAACGGCATTACAAATTTGTGATCGAATCAGAAATGAATGTCAGATCCAGGAAAATATTCTAATCCCCATCAGTATTTCACTTGGAGTTTCGACAAATTCTTTACCCACTCAAAATGTTCAGAAAATCATTACTGACGCGGAAGAAAAAATGTATCAAGAAAAACTAATAGAATCTGATCATTATCGACGTAAGATGCTTTCTACTTTTATCAGTAACCTGAAACCGAAAACCTGGCATTCTGCTGATCTCTGTCGGCTTTGTCTCTGGTTTGGAATGGTTTTAAATCTTCCCTATTCTGAAGAAGAACTCATGTATTTAACCGACCTCCATGACTTGGGCAAAATCAATATGGATATAAGCTTTCTCTCCCAAGCCGGCTCACTCGATGAAGACGGATGGAAAAAGATAAAAAAACATCCTGAAATCGGATATCGTATCGCCCAGGCTATTCATCAAATATCAACCATCGCTGATGCAATTTGGGCTCATCATGAACGATGGGACGGAGCCGGGTATCCTCGGGGTCTTTCTAAAGAGAACATTCCTCTCTTGGCCAGAATTATGGCTATTGCCGATGCATATGATGCCATGAGATGCGGCCGACCTTATAAATCACCTCTCACCAAAGAAGAAGCCATTAATGAGCTCTTGCGCTGTTCTGGAAGTCAATTTGATCCTTATTTAGTAAGCTTATTCATCAAAAATTGTCCAATAATCATTTCTGAAGATACCTCCATTAATGTTAAGAATGATCAGATCATGGGAAAATAATGGTAGACTAATCCTAATATCTTTATAAATCATAATGTCTATAAAGGAGGAAGCGATATGAATCGTTCACTCAATGTTGGTGTGATCGGAACTGGCTTTATTGGTCCTGCACATATCGAGGCAGCACGGCGAACTTTCTTGGCCGAAGTCATCAGTCTCGCTGATGTTAATGACGAAATTGCCCGGAATAAAGCTCTCCAGTATGGTGTGAAAAACCATTTTGGAAATTACCGCGATTTACTGAAAGACGATAAGATTCAAATGGTTCACATCTGTACCCCCAACCATCTCCATTTCCAGATGAGTAAAGAAGCACTCGAAGCTGGAAAACATGTTGTTTGTGAAAAACCGTTAGCTATGAATCGCCGGGAAGCCGAGGAGCTGGTTGAACTTGCTGACAAGAAAGGGTTGGTCAATGCTATTCATTTTAATCTTCGTTATTACCCCTTAGCCCGTGAATCACAGCGGATGGTGGAACGAGGCGAACTGGGGACGGTTTTTGCTGTCCATGGGTCCTATTTACAGGATTGGCTCTTTTATCCCACTGATTACAACTGGAGGTTGGAACCAGATATGAGCGGCGAATCACGAGCAATTGCTGATATAGGGTCCCACTGGTTGGATATGATTGAATTCATTGCTGGAGAGGAAATAATTGAGGTCTTTGCGGATTTTGCCACTTTTCACCCTATTCGGAAAAAACCATTGAAACCGGTAGAAACCTATGCTGGAAAAATTCTCCAACCCGAAGACTATCAAGATATTTCAATTAAAACCGAAGACTACGCAACCGTTCTTCTCCATTTTGGGAACGGAGGCCATGGCGTGTTGACCGTGAACCAGGTCGCAGCCGGAAGAAAAAATCGATTATACTTTGAACTAGACGGGTCTCAAAAAGCCATTGCCTGGGATTCGGAAAAACCCAACGAACTCTGGATTGGTTATCGAGATCAAGCTAATCAAACGCTCTTAAAAGATCCTTCGCTCTTAGACAGTGAAACCAGGAAAATTGTTTCTTTCCCTGGAGGGCATAATGAAGGCTTCCCTGATACCTCCAAGCAACTCTTTAAAGAAGTGTATCAAGCTGTTCTGGATCCATCCGCTCCAAAAAATTATCCAGGATTTAAGGCTGGCCTTCGAGAGGTCCTTTTGTGTGAAGCGATTCTGAAGAGTTCCAAAACCAACCAATGGGTAGAAGTAAATTAAAACAGTGACCAGAAACATTGAATGTGTGAAAATCAGCAATGATTGAATTGAAGTAAAAATTCAAATACCTATTAATTCATTACCCTTAGAAATACTTCAACCAGGTGCGGGTCGAATTGATATCCTGCACCTTTTTTTATCTCGTTTAAGGCTTCTTTTTTGGCTATCGGTTTTTTATAAGCTCTTCCACTCACCATCACATCATAAGTATCGGCAATAGCAATAATTCTTGACAGGAGCGGGATAGCATTACCCTTTAAACCTTGTGGGTAACCGGTACCATCCCATCTCTCGTGATGGTAAAGGATTGATTCAGCAATGGGGGTTAATTCGGAAGAACTCAAAGCAATCTGATAACCAATCTTGGGATGACGTTTTACCATATCCCATTCTTTGGGTGAGAGGAGTCCGGATTTATTTAAAATAGATTTGGGCGTAGCAATTTTTCCCAAATCGTGCAGTCGAGCTAAAAGGTTCAAATGATGGAGTTTTTCTTGGGAAAATCCTAATTCTTGGCCAATTTTTTGAGTAATTTTTTGGAGTCGATCGGAATGTTTCTCGGTTTCTTGAGTAATTTTAAGAAGCGACTTTTCAATAGCAGTAACCAGGTCTTGGCCGAGCTCGCTGCTTCTCGTCAATTTTTTCCAATACATCCATCCTTCAGCTTTTTCAATAACTTCACCTATCGATTGATCCTGATTTTCTTTCAAGGCATATCCAAAAGCAATACTTACTTGCATAGGGTTGGTTTCGATGTTAAGCAATTCCTTTTGTATTGATTCCACGGTAGTCTGGAGATATTCATTATCGACTTGAGGTGTAAAAAGAATAAATTCATCTTCATCCCAGCGGGCTAAAATATCTTGATTTCGAGAAAACCTCTTTAAGATATTAGCGGTATCAATCAGAATCCGATCGCCTTCCTGATGACTGAATCTTTCATTCACTAAGTGAATTTCATTCACATCTCCTAAAATGATACCGATGGGATGGTTTTCAGGAAAATTTTGACGGGAAATTTCTTCTTCAAAAAAAGCACGATTGTATAATCCGGTAAGTGGGTCATTGAAGCTGATATATCGAATTTGTTCTTCGGCTTTCTTCCTTTCGGTAATATCTCGAGCAATCCCCTCTACAGCTATGATTTTCTTCCTTCGATTATAAACCGGTACATATTTATGCTCCATCCAGATAATTGTGCTGTCTTTCCTAACCATTCTGATAGCCAGTGGCTTATCAAGGGCAGAGGGATTTTTTAAGTATAAGTCCAAAAGCGGTCGATCCTCAGGGTAAACTCTTTGAATAAAAAGAGTAGGGTTAGCATAAAATTCCGACGGGGAAAATCCGATGATTTTTTCTACTGCTGGATTAATATATTCCAATTTTATGGGCTCAATCGCCTGGAAACGAAAGAGAAGGTCCTGAGCGTTATCAACTAAAGATTGGATATGGTCGGGAAGATTAAAATGATCAGGAGAGAAAGAGACTTGGTCTAATCCATGGTCATCGGTCTCCCTCTGGGATTGAGTACTTTGTTTAAAATGACTCCACCAATGACTGGATAGGCGGGCTTTTCCGTTTTTATTTTGAATAGCTTGGACGACTGCCTGATAAATAAAGAGGAGAGATAAAAACTTCACCATTACCCGCCATTCGATCATGAAACCATATTGGTTACGAAGCATAGTGAATATCACTTCCGCTCCAATACTCAGAATTAAAGAAATAATCAGCGGGCGTAGTACCGGGATGGGTATTTTCTTCTTTCGAAAAAGGATAATAGACAAAGCTATATAAATAAAAGCACTGATGAAATATTCACTTAATAACGTAAAATTGGTTAACCCTAAACCTGGTTGATAACTTCGAGGAAATACATTCCATAGAAATGTAGTACAAAATAAAAATACCACTGAGCCTAAATAAATAAGTCCTAAATATAAAAAACGGTATCTTTTAAACCAAGCGAGAAAACCGATTAAAAAAACAGCGCACTCGGCAAAACGAGAAACCAACCAGAGCTGTATGGTTAGGTCAATAATGTTTCTTAATAAAAAAGGATTTCTCCATAACAGGAATACTCGTATAAAATCAATGAGAACATAAACAATGGATAATATGCTAATACTAAAAATGAAGGGTTGGGAAGAGAGTCGCAAATAGTTCGAGCCAAGAAAAAAGATATTATAAGCAATAAGCAGACTTATGATCCCCATAGCACTATGAAAGAAAAGCATTGAAGGTGAAGCAATAAGGAAAAAGATACCAACTAAAACAATCTCACCAATAATCAGTTGATATTCCTTAGGTATAAACTCTAAAATTTTTTT
Protein-coding sequences here:
- a CDS encoding aminopeptidase produces the protein MSDIYLEKLAKLLLSYSTRVQPGEKVFITAEDVAIPWIEAVASQAFQMGALVRTTVELKSVRLAKFRYGSQEAIQAEDLFFKTIVDHADIFLSAWGSWNTKSFTNIDAEKIKMGIQANEAVRRKFSQRMGDGSLRWCGTQYPTHADAQEAGMSLEEYQDFVYRAGYLHTENPIAEWLRIEKDQEKWVRYLNSKKELRIVSEKTDLRVGIAGRTWINCCGRENFPDGEIFTSPIENQIDGRITFSFPGIYMGKEVEKISLRVSNGRVVEARAKKGEDLLRSLLTTDNGAGFFGEVAIGTNYQIQQFTRNMLFDEKIGGTIHMALGDSMPEAGGTNQSSIHWDMLCDMRDQGEIYADGELFYKQGKFIEDVLG
- a CDS encoding diguanylate cyclase — encoded protein: MKMKLFPGLKPPSIILTCLIVVLLLWHFSAESSASLRISEFMASNGSIILDQSGKPNDWIEIHNTSSQPIDLSGYFISDKLNEPLKWQIPEGYHQETIVPGGGFIILIADGNPDHGPLHLDFELSKAGESIILTAPNGNTAVDVITFGPQWKDVSYGRSATNPETWVFYLSPSPGNPNQGAKTASYWIAGLYLFYKSYKELFLTFFAFLIILIYISIRLSQVLKKLRRVEEKQTSLIQAVPEIILQLNHKGQVEWLNQPGINFFGENVLGKGCRELFKNAVSSVPIEDFIQDHNSEKLPPDAHFITEFPSHKDELKKIIDWSSNPCILQGSKNGILLVGRDITQQQYNEKRIKDSEKNYRDLFEKTPIGILKVDVQEKILDINQHILDILGASDKEEILQMNLVNLFIPEQFLFINDYKQLTKNQVISEDRECTSQWGKRFWLRYKIFPIFGDSNELKEMIITGEDVTERKEAEGKLQYISLHDSLTGLYNRPFFEEELKRLNTERQYPLSVIIGDVNGLKILNDTFGHLEGDQLLERTAEILQRCCRHEDIISRWGGDEYAIILPQTDHETALQICDRIRNECQIQENILIPISISLGVSTNSLPTQNVQKIITDAEEKMYQEKLIESDHYRRKMLSTFISNLKPKTWHSADLCRLCLWFGMVLNLPYSEEELMYLTDLHDLGKINMDISFLSQAGSLDEDGWKKIKKHPEIGYRIAQAIHQISTIADAIWAHHERWDGAGYPRGLSKENIPLLARIMAIADAYDAMRCGRPYKSPLTKEEAINELLRCSGSQFDPYLVSLFIKNCPIIISEDTSINVKNDQIMGK
- a CDS encoding Gfo/Idh/MocA family protein, whose protein sequence is MNRSLNVGVIGTGFIGPAHIEAARRTFLAEVISLADVNDEIARNKALQYGVKNHFGNYRDLLKDDKIQMVHICTPNHLHFQMSKEALEAGKHVVCEKPLAMNRREAEELVELADKKGLVNAIHFNLRYYPLARESQRMVERGELGTVFAVHGSYLQDWLFYPTDYNWRLEPDMSGESRAIADIGSHWLDMIEFIAGEEIIEVFADFATFHPIRKKPLKPVETYAGKILQPEDYQDISIKTEDYATVLLHFGNGGHGVLTVNQVAAGRKNRLYFELDGSQKAIAWDSEKPNELWIGYRDQANQTLLKDPSLLDSETRKIVSFPGGHNEGFPDTSKQLFKEVYQAVLDPSAPKNYPGFKAGLREVLLCEAILKSSKTNQWVEVN
- a CDS encoding HD domain-containing phosphohydrolase, yielding MKNFYAKKILEFIPKEYQLIIGEIVLVGIFFLIASPSMLFFHSAMGIISLLIAYNIFFLGSNYLRLSSQPFIFSISILSIVYVLIDFIRVFLLWRNPFLLRNIIDLTIQLWLVSRFAECAVFLIGFLAWFKRYRFLYLGLIYLGSVVFLFCTTFLWNVFPRSYQPGLGLTNFTLLSEYFISAFIYIALSIILFRKKKIPIPVLRPLIISLILSIGAEVIFTMLRNQYGFMIEWRVMVKFLSLLFIYQAVVQAIQNKNGKARLSSHWWSHFKQSTQSQRETDDHGLDQVSFSPDHFNLPDHIQSLVDNAQDLLFRFQAIEPIKLEYINPAVEKIIGFSPSEFYANPTLFIQRVYPEDRPLLDLYLKNPSALDKPLAIRMVRKDSTIIWMEHKYVPVYNRRKKIIAVEGIARDITERKKAEEQIRYISFNDPLTGLYNRAFFEEEISRQNFPENHPIGIILGDVNEIHLVNERFSHQEGDRILIDTANILKRFSRNQDILARWDEDEFILFTPQVDNEYLQTTVESIQKELLNIETNPMQVSIAFGYALKENQDQSIGEVIEKAEGWMYWKKLTRSSELGQDLVTAIEKSLLKITQETEKHSDRLQKITQKIGQELGFSQEKLHHLNLLARLHDLGKIATPKSILNKSGLLSPKEWDMVKRHPKIGYQIALSSSELTPIAESILYHHERWDGTGYPQGLKGNAIPLLSRIIAIADTYDVMVSGRAYKKPIAKKEALNEIKKGAGYQFDPHLVEVFLRVMN